CAAGCCGGGGCTGCTGACGCTGCTGCGCAGGCCGCGCTGGCTGATCGGCGGCGCCTCCATTCTGGCGGGTGGTGGCCTGCACATCGTCGCGCTCGGCCTCGGTCCGCTGACCATCGTCCAACCGATGGGCGTGGCCAGCCTGCTGTTCGCCCTCCCCATCGCCGCCACGCTGCACGGCCGCAGGCCCTCGCGCAGGGAGCTGACGGCCGCCGGCGTGGTGGCGGCCGGGCTGGTCGGGCTCGTGCTGCTCGTCCCCGCCTCCGAAGGTCCCACCTACCTCAGCCCGAGCGGCGTGCTCACGCTGCTCGGCGTGGCCGGCGTCGCGGCGGTCCTGCTGTGGGCCGGCTCGAAGGCGGTCTCGCCCGCCGGCCGGGCCGCGCTCCTGGCCACCAGCTCCGGCGTGCTGTACGGCGCCACCGCCACCCTCATGCGCGTGCTGGTGGACGGCGCCTGGAACTGGTGGTACCTGCTCGCGCTGCCGGTGCCCGCGCTGCTGGCGCTCATGATGCTCCAGCGGGCCTACGCCGCCGGGCACTTCGGCGTCTCGTTCGCCTCACTCCAGATCGCCGACCCCCTGACGGCGGTCGCGTTCGGCGCGCTCCTGCTCGGTGAGCCCCTGCCGAGCGGGATCGCGCCGGTCCTGGCCGCGGCTCTCACCGCGGCCGGCACCATCGCGCTCGCCCGGACCAGCCCGCTGGAAGCCCACCGCAATTCCCCCACCCCTGTGTGAAAACGGAGTCTCACTGCCATGGCCATGCCCCTGCGTTCGCTCCCCGAGACCGTCATCGCTTCCGAGACCGTCATCGCCCCCGAGCGTCCCCGTCGCGTCCTGATCTCGACCGACACCTACCCGCCGGACGTCAACGGCGCCGCCTACTTCACGCACCGCCT
This genomic interval from Nonomuraea helvata contains the following:
- a CDS encoding DMT family transporter produces the protein MTLLAAAIALVGSLFFALGAALQQFEAVESAKPGLLTLLRRPRWLIGGASILAGGGLHIVALGLGPLTIVQPMGVASLLFALPIAATLHGRRPSRRELTAAGVVAAGLVGLVLLVPASEGPTYLSPSGVLTLLGVAGVAAVLLWAGSKAVSPAGRAALLATSSGVLYGATATLMRVLVDGAWNWWYLLALPVPALLALMMLQRAYAAGHFGVSFASLQIADPLTAVAFGALLLGEPLPSGIAPVLAAALTAAGTIALARTSPLEAHRNSPTPV